The following are encoded together in the Pan troglodytes isolate AG18354 chromosome 6, NHGRI_mPanTro3-v2.0_pri, whole genome shotgun sequence genome:
- the GPR146 gene encoding probable G-protein coupled receptor 146 isoform X1, which produces MDLDTCLPDLPPGSRWDAPQRCRQGPVGRGHGLHEPGYQKGGTRGQLCSVCSAVPSKHGPSFLEPGCKQQEGGAVAPAKGGRGPAGNLPEENKCLHPGALTRTRRRPGALLIRACGFAEKRSSAQVLTRALVATSVPPCCSPTVARAHSTKRLGPQSKGASCLELVLARRVEPTAHPPLPTSPRLLPAWPRRCWSRCVSEGLYKGRGASPAAMWSCSWFNGTGLVEELPACQDLQLGLSLLSLLGLVVGVPVGLCYNALLVLANLHSKASMTMPDVYFVNMAVAGLVLSALAPVHLLGPPSSRWALWSVGGEVHVALQIPFNVSSLVAMYSTALLSLDHYIERALPRTYMASVYNTRHVCGFVWGGALLTSFSSLLFYICSHVSTRALECAKMQNAEAADATLVFIGYVVPALAALYALVLLSRVHREDTPLDRDTGRLEPSAHRLLVATVCTQFGLWTPHYLILLGHTVIISRGKPVDAHYLGLLHFVKDFSKLLAFSSSFVTPLLYRYMNQSFPSKLRRLMKKLPCGDRHCSPDHMGVQQVLA; this is translated from the exons ATGGACCTGGACACGTGTCTGCCTGACCTGCCCCCAGGCTCTCGGTGGGATGCCCCGCAGCGATGCAGACAGGGGCCTGTGGGCAGAGGCCACGGCCTCCATGAGCCAGGCtatcagaaaggtgggacaagaGGCCAGCTGTGCTCAGTTTGCAGTGCGGTCCCGTCCAAGCACGGCCCCTCGTTTCTGGAACCCGGCTGTAAACAGCAGGAGGGAGGGGCGGTGGCGCCTGCCAAGGGAGGCAGAGGCCCTGCGGGGAACTTACCAGAGGAAAACAAGTGCTTGCATCCTGGGGCCCTCACACGCACGCGCAGGAGGCCAGGCGCGCTGCTGATAAGAGCCTGCGGGTTTGCAGAGAAGCGCAGCAGCGCGCAGGTCCTCACCAGAGCTCTGGTGGCCACCTCTGTCCCGCCATGCTGCTCACCGACAGTGGCCAGGGCCCACAGCACCAAGAGGCTTGGGCCACAAAGTAAAG GTGCATCCTGTCTGGAGCTTGTGCTGGCCCGGCGAGTGGAGCCCACAGCCCATCCCCCACTACCAACATCCCCCAGATTGCTGCCTGCCTGGCCGAGGAGGTGCTGGTCAAGATGTGTTAGTGAGGGGCTATACAAG GGTCGCGGAGCCTCGCCGGCCGCCATGTGGAGCTGCAGCTGGTTCAACGGCACAGGGCTGGTGGAGGAGCTGCCTGCCTGCCAGGACCTGCAGCTGGGGCTGTCACTGTTGTCgctgctgggcctggtggtgggcgtgCCAGTGGGCCTGTGCTACAACGCCCTGCTGGTGCTGGCCAACCTACACAGCAAGGCCAGCATGACCATGCCGGACGTGTACTTTGTCAACATGGCAGTGGCAGGCCTGGTGCTCAGCGCCCTGGCCCCTGTGCACCTGCTCGGCCCCCCGAGCTCCCGGTGGGCGCTGTGGAGTGTGGGCGGCGAAGTCCACGTGGCACTGCAGATCCCCTTCAATGTGTCCTCACTGGTGGCCATGTACTCCACCGCCCTGCTGAGCCTCGACCACTACATCGAGCGTGCACTGCCGCGGACCTACATGGCCAGCGTGTACAACACGCGGCACGTGTGCGGCTTCGTGTGGGGCGGCGCGCTGCTGACCAGCTTCTCCTCGCTGCTCTTCTACATCTGCAGCCACGTGTCCACCCGCGCGCTGGAGTGCGCCAAGATGCAGAACGCAGAAGCTGCCGACGCCACGCTGGTGTTCATCGGCTACGTGGTGCCAGCACTGGCCGCCCTCTACGCGCTGGTGCTACTCTCCCGCGTCCACAGGGAGGACACGCCCCTGGACCGGGACACGGGCCGGCTGGAGCCCTCGGCACACAGGCTGCTGGTGGCCACCGTGTGCACGCAGTTTGGGCTCTGGACGCCGCACTATCTGATCCTGCTGGGGCACACGGTCATCATCTCGCGAGGGAAGCCCGTGGACGCACACTACCTGGGGCTACTGCACTTTGTGAAGGATTtctccaaactcctggccttctCCAGCAGCTTTGTGACACCACTTCTCTACCGCTACATGAACCAGAGCTTCCCCAGCAAGCTCCGACGGCTGATGAAAAAGCTGCCCTGCGGGGACCGGCACTGCTCCCCGGACCACATGGGGGTGCAGCAGGTGCTGGCGTAG
- the GPR146 gene encoding probable G-protein coupled receptor 146 isoform X2: MWSCSWFNGTGLVEELPACQDLQLGLSLLSLLGLVVGVPVGLCYNALLVLANLHSKASMTMPDVYFVNMAVAGLVLSALAPVHLLGPPSSRWALWSVGGEVHVALQIPFNVSSLVAMYSTALLSLDHYIERALPRTYMASVYNTRHVCGFVWGGALLTSFSSLLFYICSHVSTRALECAKMQNAEAADATLVFIGYVVPALAALYALVLLSRVHREDTPLDRDTGRLEPSAHRLLVATVCTQFGLWTPHYLILLGHTVIISRGKPVDAHYLGLLHFVKDFSKLLAFSSSFVTPLLYRYMNQSFPSKLRRLMKKLPCGDRHCSPDHMGVQQVLA, from the coding sequence ATGTGGAGCTGCAGCTGGTTCAACGGCACAGGGCTGGTGGAGGAGCTGCCTGCCTGCCAGGACCTGCAGCTGGGGCTGTCACTGTTGTCgctgctgggcctggtggtgggcgtgCCAGTGGGCCTGTGCTACAACGCCCTGCTGGTGCTGGCCAACCTACACAGCAAGGCCAGCATGACCATGCCGGACGTGTACTTTGTCAACATGGCAGTGGCAGGCCTGGTGCTCAGCGCCCTGGCCCCTGTGCACCTGCTCGGCCCCCCGAGCTCCCGGTGGGCGCTGTGGAGTGTGGGCGGCGAAGTCCACGTGGCACTGCAGATCCCCTTCAATGTGTCCTCACTGGTGGCCATGTACTCCACCGCCCTGCTGAGCCTCGACCACTACATCGAGCGTGCACTGCCGCGGACCTACATGGCCAGCGTGTACAACACGCGGCACGTGTGCGGCTTCGTGTGGGGCGGCGCGCTGCTGACCAGCTTCTCCTCGCTGCTCTTCTACATCTGCAGCCACGTGTCCACCCGCGCGCTGGAGTGCGCCAAGATGCAGAACGCAGAAGCTGCCGACGCCACGCTGGTGTTCATCGGCTACGTGGTGCCAGCACTGGCCGCCCTCTACGCGCTGGTGCTACTCTCCCGCGTCCACAGGGAGGACACGCCCCTGGACCGGGACACGGGCCGGCTGGAGCCCTCGGCACACAGGCTGCTGGTGGCCACCGTGTGCACGCAGTTTGGGCTCTGGACGCCGCACTATCTGATCCTGCTGGGGCACACGGTCATCATCTCGCGAGGGAAGCCCGTGGACGCACACTACCTGGGGCTACTGCACTTTGTGAAGGATTtctccaaactcctggccttctCCAGCAGCTTTGTGACACCACTTCTCTACCGCTACATGAACCAGAGCTTCCCCAGCAAGCTCCGACGGCTGATGAAAAAGCTGCCCTGCGGGGACCGGCACTGCTCCCCGGACCACATGGGGGTGCAGCAGGTGCTGGCGTAG